The Faecalibaculum rodentium genome segment GGCCTGCAGGATCTGTTTGCGGGAAATCCCATCCTTGTGCAGTTCCGGCTCCCCCGGATGCTGGTGAGTCTGCTTGTGGGCATCGCCCTGTCCCTCTCGGGATCCATCATGCAGTCCGTGACCGGCAATGACATGGCGGAACCCGGGCTTCTGGGCATCAACGCCGGAGCGGGACTGTTCATTGCGCTGTTCATTTTCCTCTTCCGCCAGGGAAGCCCGGCATTCACCCTCATGCTGCCGCTGCTGGCATTTACCGGATCCGTCCTCACCTTTTTCACGGAGTACCGCCTGGCGTCATCCAGAGGCCGGGTGCACCCGAAGCGGCTGCTGCTCATGGGCGTGGCGATTTCCATTGCCCTGACTTCGCTGACCACGGTGATTATGCTGAAACTCCCGGATTCCCAGTATGCCTTCGTACAGAACTGGATCGCCGGAAACATCTGGGGAGCGGACTGGAACGGCGTGCTCCTGCTGACGGCAGGAGTGCTGCTCCTGTTTCTGTATGTGTTCTTCAAAAGCCGGACCCTCAACGGGCTGATGCTCGGACATGACGTGGCGACGGGAATCGGCATCAACACCCGGAAGGAATCCCGGAACCTGCTGCTGGCAGCGGTGGGACTCTCCTCTCTGTGCTGCGCTGTGGGCGGCGGCATGAGTTTTGTCGGACTGGTGGCACCGCATCTGGCACGGAAGCTCGTGGGGCCCAACTATGTGCGGCTGCTGCCTGCCGCCGTACTGGTCGGCGCGGTGATGCTGGTCTTTGCGGATCTTGTGTCCCGGACCTGCTTTCTGCCGTTTGAGATGCCCATCGGCATTGTCACGGCAGTGCTTGGCGCGCCTTACTTTTTGTATCTGCTGATCAGGGAGTGAAACATGACAGGAAAACCAGAAACACCCTGGGCGTTCCGGGGAGAAAACCTGCAGATCGGCTATTCGGACAAGCCGGTGATTTCAGGGATGGATCTGCGGATCCCGCAGGAGAAGATCACGAGCATCATTGGTCCGAACGGATGCGGGAAGTCCACCCTGCTCAAGGGTCTCGCCCGGATCATTCCCCTGCAGTCGGGAACGGTCTGGCTCGAGGGACAGGACATGGCAAAGCTGGGGACCCGGGAAACGGCGCAGATCATGGCCATGCTGCCCCAGGGCCCGCAGGCGCCGGAGGGACTGACGGTGGAAGAGCTGGTGAGCTTTGGTCGCTATCCCCATCAGCGCGGGCTACAGTCCCTGAAGGAAGAGGACCGGAAGCTCATCGAGTGGGCCATGCGGGAAACGAAGGTATACGACCTCCGGCATCGCAGCGTGGACCGTCTTTCCGGGGGGCAGCGACAGCGGGTGTGGATCGCCATGGCACTGGCCCAGGACACGCCGGTGATCCTGCTGGATGAGCCGACGACGTATCTTGACATGGCCCACCAGCTGGAGATCCTGGAACTTCTGGAGAAACTGAACCGGGAACAGCACAAGACCATTGTGGTGGTGATCCACGACCTGAACATGGCGGCACGGTTCTCCGATTACCTGATTGCCATGAAACAGGGACAGCTGCTCCATGAAGGGAGTGTGGAGCAGATCATGACTCCGGGTGTGCTGAAGGAAGTCTTTGGCCTGGAGGCATACATTGAGCAGGATCCCTGGACAGGCAAACCGGTCATGGTGACCTACCGCCTGGCTGCGTCTGAATAAGGGAGCGGTCCGGTTGATGAACCATCCGGGTTGGTCCGGGAAAGAAAAGAGGCGTCAGGTGCGGCGCTTCTTTTTTGTCTCTGCTTCCACAGAACTGCCGACGATGGCGGCGAGTATCCTCACCGGCGGTCTTTGGCGGGGCTCACATGGTTTTTTACAGAAGCTTTACATGGGACAGACTTGAATTTAACCGGGTCAACGTATACTGATGGTGAAGAAGTGACGTATAAAATGCCATACGAAAGGGAAAGGAGACAGTATGCCGCTGATTTATATCGCCGAGGATGATCCGGGGATCCGGGAACTCATTCTCTATACCCTGCAGGTCTCGGGGTTCGAGGCAAAGGGCTTCGAAACCGGGACAGCGCTGCTGGAGGCTGTGCAGGGCACCAGGCCGGATCTGGTCATGCTGGACATCATGATGCCCGGCCATGATGGACTCACCGTCCTGCAGAAACTCCGGCAGAACCCCGGGACGCGGGACCTGCCTGTCATTATGGAAACCGCCAGGACCGCGGAATCCGACACCGTGACAGGACTGGATCTCGGCGCGGATGACTATCTGTGCAAGCCCTTCGGCATGGCCGAAATGATGTCCCGCATCCGGGCGCTGCTGCGGCGTGCCTCCCGCCACCGGGAGAAAACAGAGGAAAACCGGACGATGGTGTTCCATGGCCTGAGCCTGGACCAGGCGACGCACGAAGTGTTCGCACAGGGGGAGCAGGTGTCGCTGACACGCAAGGAATATGAGCTTCTGAAGGTGCTCATGCAGTCTCCGCGGAAGGTGTTTTCACGGGATGAGCTGCTCATGAAGGTCTGGGATACGGATTTCGCCGGCGGCACCCGGACCGTGGATGTTCACGTGAACACCCTCCGGGGAAAGCTCCGGGAATCCGGGGCGGGGATCGAAACCGTGCGCGGGGCCGGATACCGCTTCAATCCGGAGGTGCTCCAGAACCGGGAGGAGCCGGAGATGGATGCAGACAAACCGGAATGGGATGACAAGCCATGACAAAGAAGATATTCTATGCGATTTTTTCCGTCTGCACCCTGGTGTTCCTGACCTCGATGATCCTGACGTTTTCCACGATCTTCAGCTATTTTTCCAGTGTGGAAAAAGACCAGCTGCACTCCAGTCTCCAGCTCGTGGCCCAGGGCTATGAGGACGAGGGCCTGAAGTTTCTCAAGGGCATGAACGGCGAAGACTATCGCGTGAGTCTCATCGACAGCGAAGGCACGGTGCTCTATGACTCCACCACCGACACCCGCTCGCTCCCGAGTCACCTGGACCGCGAGGAAGTGAAACAGGCACTGGAAACCGGCTGGGGGGAAAGCACGCGCTATTCCGAGACCCTGACCGAACAGGCTATCTATTCCGCCATGAAGCTCCCCGACGGCAATGTCCTGCGGATCTCCGTATCCCGGTATTCTGTCCTGACGCTGATGATGGGCGTCGCCACGCCGCTGATCTCCATTTTCTGCGGCGCTGTCCTCGCCGCACTGGTCCTCGCCATCTGGCTGTCCCACCGCATCATGTCTCCCCTCGAGAGTCTGGACCTGGAAAACCCGGAGACCACCGGGACATACGAAGAGATGGAGCCGATCGTGGACCGGCTGAAGCGCTATCGGCGGGACCTCGACCGGCAGAAGCGCCGGCTGCGGGTCCAGCAGGCGGAATTTGACACCGTGGCGGCGGGCATTGAAGAAGGGCTGATCCTGCTGGATCAGGATCTGCGGGTGCTGTATCTCAACAGCGCCGCAGGCCAGGCACTGGACCTGGAACCCGGGGCCGAGAAGGAAATCCTGCTCAGGATCGGGCAGGGAAAAGAACTGCCGTTCGAGAAACTCTGCATCCTGGAACCGGTGGTGGAACTGGCGGAAAAGGCCAGGGAAACCCTGGAACCGCAGTCGGCCCTGGTGCCGGCTGACACGAGGATCTGGCTGGCACAGGCCGGACCCGTGATTTCCCGGGACAAGTTCCGCGGGGAATCCATCCTGCTGCTGGATGTCACGGAAAAACAGCAGACAGAACGCATACGCAAGGAATTCACCGGCAATGTCTCGCATGAACTCAAGACACCGCTCCAGACGATTTCGGGGTATTCCGAGCTCATGGCACAGGGCCTCGCAAAGCCGGAGGACATTCCGCAGATGGCTGAACGCATTCTGCGGGAAGCCCGCCGCATGAGCACACAGGTCGACCAGATCCTGACACTGACCCGCATGGATGAAGGCCTGTCGGTGAAACAGGAACCCGTGAACCTGGACCAGGTGGTGAACTCCGTCCAGCAAGACCTGATGCAGAACGCCGAAACATCCGGTGTCCAGCTGACAGTGGACGTCCCGGATCAGCCGGTGACGGTATCCGGAGATCCCGCGCTGCTGAGAAGCGTGGTGTTCAACCTGACGGAAAATGCCATCAAGTACAGCGCTCCCGACAGCCACGTGCAGATGGAACTGACCACAGAGCCCGGCGAGGCCGTGATCCGCATCCAGGATGACGGGCCGGGAATCGCGGCGGAGGACCAGGAGAGGATCTTCGAACGCTTCTACCGCGTGGACAAATCCCGCAGCCGGCAGCTTGGCGGCACCGGACTGGGGCTGGCAATCGTGAAGAATGCTGTCCGTCTCCATGGCGGCACGGTGTCAGTCAGCAGTGAACCCGGGAAGGGATCGGTGTTTGAGGTCAGGCTGCCGATGATGGAAGAAAGGGACGGGCAGACTGAATCCTAACTGGACTTTATTTCCTGATAAAAGTTATATTGACTGTCAGGAATAATAATCAGCAGCTGACTGAAAATTAATTAATGAGCGAAAGACTGCAGTATATCTTAGAGAGATATAAGCTGCAGTCTTTTTAATTTTTAAGCGTGTAAAGCTGATAAGGAAGAGAAGACGATAATTAGGTCATGTTTGAAACCTCAATCTTATACTAGGTAAGTTGACTGAACCCCTCTTAGGAGTGGTGAGATTCGTCGCATATTGTGAATAATCGATAGTGACAGGAACTTTTAACCAAATTAAAACCATGTATGGAGTAAACAGGGGAGTGAATCTTTACGATTGATATGTAAGCCTTTACGGAAATTGTACTAGAGCATCTGTGAGTATGCTATGATTATTTATCATATCGTTTATTTCTATAGTTTTTTGATTGCTTCGATATAAGAAGGGGATTGACTTTATGCTTGAAGTTTGGGAAGAAGAAGGAATGCAGGAAGAGGTTATCCATTTGGATGCCTTGGAAAAAGATATAAGCCGAGAAATCAGCCGTTTGGAATTTAGAATCCAGGGACTGGATCTAAGCTCTGCAGTCGACTATGACGATGTGGAACGATTAAAAGACGAGAGAAGAAGATTCAAGAAATATAAAGATTCTATCTGCCTTTTGAATATACAAGCAATGGAACCATATCATGGGCGAATAGATATGGAAGATTCGGAAACAGGGGAATTGAAACAGTTTTATATTGGTCGAGAGGATTTAACTTTTAATTATACAGACCAGCGTGTTGTTGACTGGAGATCTCCAATGGGCAATATTTTCAGCTCTAAGAAGAAGGAGTTTCTTTTTGATGGTCGAATTCATAGATTAATTTTGAGACGAGACATAACCATCAAAAATAAAGAGCTGAAAGAAATCAACACAAGCTTCGATATCAACAATGAGATTCTGGGCAGCGAAGTTGTAGATAAGTTTCTGTTATCAGTGCTGAAAGATAAGCGAAGAGAGAATCGGTTGACAGACATTATTCAGACAGTAAACGCTACTCAAAATGAAATCATGAGAAGGCCCTTTGAAGAAAATTTCATTGTTCAGGGCTGTGCTGGATCTGGAAAAACCATGGTACTGCTTCACCGACTATCGGTTTTAAGTTTTGAAAATCAGTATCTGGATATAGAAAAACTTGATAGGCTACGAAGCTCAGTAAAGCTAAGCTGCAACCAGTTGTTTCTGGACGTCTTTAAAGTAGTCGATCATACCCTGCCGGGTCTGGTGAGCACCGCTGATTAGAGTTCTTCCCAGTGATGCAAAGATACTCTTTTTCTTCCATTTCCGGCGACTCAGTTTCCACTCGAAGTCTGCTAATTCGTTCTCCAGAAACTGCAGTGCGATCCCGTGTGCAGTCCCCTGTACCTTGCTTCTGAAGTTGGAAATGATGTGATCCAGAGAGGACAGATGATCTGTATCCACTTCGAACTTTTGGGCATCCACCAGTTTGCCGGCTATATCCAGAGCCAGGTTGGCCGAACTCCGGTCACAATGCACTACACAGTCACTGGGGACTTCTTCTTCCAGAAACTTCTTCAGTTCTGCCTTATTCTCGCTGTGAACGATTCTGAATTTGACAGCATCTGTGGCTTCGAATACTTCCTCATCACCATCCATGTC includes the following:
- a CDS encoding sensor histidine kinase, whose product is MTKKIFYAIFSVCTLVFLTSMILTFSTIFSYFSSVEKDQLHSSLQLVAQGYEDEGLKFLKGMNGEDYRVSLIDSEGTVLYDSTTDTRSLPSHLDREEVKQALETGWGESTRYSETLTEQAIYSAMKLPDGNVLRISVSRYSVLTLMMGVATPLISIFCGAVLAALVLAIWLSHRIMSPLESLDLENPETTGTYEEMEPIVDRLKRYRRDLDRQKRRLRVQQAEFDTVAAGIEEGLILLDQDLRVLYLNSAAGQALDLEPGAEKEILLRIGQGKELPFEKLCILEPVVELAEKARETLEPQSALVPADTRIWLAQAGPVISRDKFRGESILLLDVTEKQQTERIRKEFTGNVSHELKTPLQTISGYSELMAQGLAKPEDIPQMAERILREARRMSTQVDQILTLTRMDEGLSVKQEPVNLDQVVNSVQQDLMQNAETSGVQLTVDVPDQPVTVSGDPALLRSVVFNLTENAIKYSAPDSHVQMELTTEPGEAVIRIQDDGPGIAAEDQERIFERFYRVDKSRSRQLGGTGLGLAIVKNAVRLHGGTVSVSSEPGKGSVFEVRLPMMEERDGQTES
- a CDS encoding FecCD family ABC transporter permease, which codes for MKKSDRRRIRVRFAILAVLLLIGILLDINAGYSGAGLQDLFAGNPILVQFRLPRMLVSLLVGIALSLSGSIMQSVTGNDMAEPGLLGINAGAGLFIALFIFLFRQGSPAFTLMLPLLAFTGSVLTFFTEYRLASSRGRVHPKRLLLMGVAISIALTSLTTVIMLKLPDSQYAFVQNWIAGNIWGADWNGVLLLTAGVLLLFLYVFFKSRTLNGLMLGHDVATGIGINTRKESRNLLLAAVGLSSLCCAVGGGMSFVGLVAPHLARKLVGPNYVRLLPAAVLVGAVMLVFADLVSRTCFLPFEMPIGIVTAVLGAPYFLYLLIRE
- a CDS encoding response regulator transcription factor; the encoded protein is MPLIYIAEDDPGIRELILYTLQVSGFEAKGFETGTALLEAVQGTRPDLVMLDIMMPGHDGLTVLQKLRQNPGTRDLPVIMETARTAESDTVTGLDLGADDYLCKPFGMAEMMSRIRALLRRASRHREKTEENRTMVFHGLSLDQATHEVFAQGEQVSLTRKEYELLKVLMQSPRKVFSRDELLMKVWDTDFAGGTRTVDVHVNTLRGKLRESGAGIETVRGAGYRFNPEVLQNREEPEMDADKPEWDDKP
- a CDS encoding ABC transporter ATP-binding protein, which encodes MTGKPETPWAFRGENLQIGYSDKPVISGMDLRIPQEKITSIIGPNGCGKSTLLKGLARIIPLQSGTVWLEGQDMAKLGTRETAQIMAMLPQGPQAPEGLTVEELVSFGRYPHQRGLQSLKEEDRKLIEWAMRETKVYDLRHRSVDRLSGGQRQRVWIAMALAQDTPVILLDEPTTYLDMAHQLEILELLEKLNREQHKTIVVVIHDLNMAARFSDYLIAMKQGQLLHEGSVEQIMTPGVLKEVFGLEAYIEQDPWTGKPVMVTYRLAASE